From a single Silene latifolia isolate original U9 population chromosome 6, ASM4854445v1, whole genome shotgun sequence genomic region:
- the LOC141587513 gene encoding protein FAR1-RELATED SEQUENCE 2-like yields MKGANVEANACQPILEISAIAVEHDVPEVVTFEFVEDIIVEKAEDEEAAEGSSSNTNRVFECLNHLKPDIGMLFDNLELGVEFYEAYAKECGFVTRLSSQKSKNGVVTHKKVVCNKAGVCEAKGKNHKRQRTRIECPSCIKFKRILEEGPDMGVDNHKRCVTFGAGLIINESKESFAWLFTKFVEAVGGRHPICMITDEDAAIQEGMKLAWKDKVQHRYCMWHILKKLPEKVGSVICKDTEFPKKINRCVWSEDVEPPEFEERWTTVVESHGLSDNEWLKEKYNIRNMWLSTPLALEKHASEIYTPTILGEFQKEVEVACYSCGVGDKEKDKTYPILYTDIIDQVRNKTYKVGFNKDDVSVVCTCKKFERHGILCRHALCVFKDRGIQKVPSDYLLSRWSKLATCQPIVGPNGQLLADCTSMDVQKNKVGELWSELFTCVALVEQSPGHCDKLLGILREFKERVKITPDESGNTGFAKVKDKNAEIGMLLGKSPKNIPSEIKVLPPRQCKNKGSGKRLISQRERAGEVNKKALRKCRACGEMANHDSRNCDRRTTDNE; encoded by the exons ATGAAAG GAGCGAATGTTGAAGCTAATGCATGTCAGCCTATATTAGAAATATCTGCAATAGCAGTTGAACATGATGTTCCTGAAGTTGTGACTTTCGAATTTGTTGAAG ATATCATAGTAGAGAAGGCAGAGGATGAGGAGGCAGCAGAAGGTTCTTCAAGCAACACGAATCGGGTTTTTGAGTGTCTCAACCATCTTAAGCCTGATATTGGTATGCTATTCGATAACCTTGAACTAGGTGTTGAGTTTTATGAAGCATATGCAAAAGAATGTGGGTTTGTGACTAGATTAAGCTCACAAAAGTCTAAAAATGGTGTCGTTACGCATAaaaaagttgtgtgtaataagGCTGGAGTATGTGAAGCGAAAGGGAAAAATCACAAGAGGCAAAGGACTAGGATAGAATGTCCTTCTTGTATTAAATTTAAGCGAATTTTGGAGGAAGGTCCTGATATGG GGGTGGATAATCATAAGAGATGCGTGACCTTTGGGGCTGGACTTATTATAAATGAGAGTAAGgagtcctttgcttggctatttaCGAAATTCGTAGAGGCTGTGGGGGGTCGTCATCCAATTTGTATGATAACTGATGAAGATGCGGCGATACAAGAAGGAATGAAATTAGCCTGGAAAGACAAGGTGCAAcacagatattgcatgtggcacatactaAAAAAGTTGCCTGAGAAAGTAGGGTCTGTAATATGTAAAGATACTGAGTTCCCGAAGAAGATAAACCGATGTGTTTGGAGCGAAGATGTGGAGCCGCCTGAATTTGAGGAAAGGTGGACAACAGTAGTTGAATCTCATGGGTTGTCGGACAACGAGTGGCTTAAGGAGAAGTACAACATTAGAAATATGTGG TTGTCGACTCCATTAGccctagaaaagcatgcatcAGAAATCTACACTCCAACAATTTTGGGTGAGTTTCAAAAGGAAGTCGAAGTAGCTTGCTATTCATGTGGTGTTGgggataaagaaaaagataaaaccTATCCAATTCTATACACAGATATCATAGATCAAGTTCGAAATAAAACGTATAAGGTTGGTTTTAATAAGGACGATGTTTCAGTGGTATGCACTtgcaagaagtttgaaagacATGGAATACTCTGTCGACATGCTCTGTGTGTCTTTAAAGATCGGGGAATTCAGAAAGTTCCAAGTGATTACCTGCTTAGTCGGTGGAGCAAACTAGCAACCTGCCAGCCAATCGTCGGCCCTAATGGCCAGTTGCTTGCTGATTGTACATCAATGGATGTACAGAAAAACAAAGTTGGCGAGTTATGGTCAGAGTTGTTTACTTGTGTGGCACTTGTTGAACAGAGTCCTGGGCATTGTGATAAGTTGCTTGGGATTTTGCGTGAGTTCAAGGAAAGGGTAAAAATTACCCCTGATGAAAGTGGAAATACTGGTTTTGCAAAGGTAAAGGACAAGAATGCTGAAATTGGGATGCTTTTAGGAAAAAGCCCTAAAAACATCCCTAGTGAGATTAAGGTTTTGCCTCCAAGGCAGTGCAAAAACAAAGGCTCGGGAAAAAGGCTGATCTCACAAAGAGAACGAGCTGGGGAAGTGAACAAGAAAGCACTAAGAAAATGCAGGGCCTGTGGGGAGATGGCGAACCACGACAGTAGGAATTGTGACCGAAGGACAACCGACAATGAGTAG